In Candidatus Woesearchaeota archaeon, the genomic window AAGACCTGGTTCAAATAGAGGTAATGATGATGAAGATGAGGATATAGATTCAGAGGATAGTGTTTTGATTGAAGAGATTGTATTTAAAAAAACAGCATCTAGGACATCAATGGGATTAAATGATAGCATAATAATAAATTTAGAGTTTAGAAATCCTAACGAAGATATGAAAAATGTTTTATTGACTGATTTTTTGCCAGAGCAATTTATTTCAATTTCGGATTTAGTATTGGATATTGGAGATGTTGATAAAGATGAGAGTATATTGTTTGAATATTTTGCTAATTTAACTTTGCCATTTGATTCAGATATAATTTATTTAGAACCTGCTATACTTGAGTATGATAGTAGTATATATTTATTTTCAAATTCTTTAAATATTTTTTATAATGATGAGGGTGAGATTAGAAAAATTATTGTTGAAAAAGAATTACTACCTCAAGAAAATAGTACTAAAGTTATAATTAGAATTAAAAATATTGGAAATGTAGATATTTTAGATATAATTGTGATTGAAACAAATGATGATACAGTATTTATTGATTCAGGTTTTGAAGATGTAAAATACAGGTGGGATATTCTAAATCTTAGCGTTGATGAAGAATGGCAGGTTTCATATGAAATCCCGAAAGATATTTTTGATAGTTCTTTGCCTGAAGTTTATATTCCTGAGGATACAATTATCTATAAAACTTTAGTTTTAAATGAAATTGTTGAGAGTAATTATGATGCTCCAATTTCTCCTATGATTACAATTGTTATTGCAACAGCAGTACTTTTGTTATTAGTTGATGTGATTTTTTAAGAATTTTTGGTCGGAAGAAGAATTTTTAAATCTTGAACTGCTTTAAAAATTCTTCTTCCATTTCGTGCATGTCTCCAGGAATTATTATACAAAGTGGTTCTTTTAATATTTCTTTTTTATCGTATTCAATTAATTCTTTAATTGTTCCATATAATATTATTTCATCCTCAAAGCCTAATCTAGAGCATATTATTGCATCATCAATCTCATCTATTACTTGGGATTCTTTCTCTTCAATTTCTTCGTTCTCAAGCATCAATTTAGGTATATCTAGTAGAAACTGTAGCGCTTTGTTTGCTTCGAGGTATTTATCGTGTCCTTTATATGCGATATCATTTGAAGGATTTAAGTCAAGAAGAAATAATGAGTGTGCGCCAATTCTGTGATTGTCTATAAATACTAGATATGGAGTTCTTGGCATAAATTTTTCTGAAAAGAAGGGGATTGAAGTTATTTTTCCAAATTTGTAAAATTGAAGTCCAGTTCTTGTTATATAGTTTCCAATTGATACATTGTTGTAAACTTTTGTTTTAATATTCATGTCCTTTGCTCTTAGAAGTAAATCTGTATGAGTTGTTGCAATTAGTGGGTCGCCTAATATTAGAAGAGCAATGTCTGTTTTTTTTGCAGGTTCAAGAATCTGTTCTTCAATTTGACTCTCAATTAAGTCTCTATCTGCAATAGTTAGTTCTTTTCCTAAATATTTTGATAAGTCTTCAAATGTTGTTTGATAAAATGAAGTGTAATATTCTAGAAATACTTTTTCTGATTTTTTTATGGCTTCTAGCATTTCTGGATTGATATGCTCTTTTTTTGCGCCAATTCCAATTAAGTGTAACATTTTTCTACTAAGTGTAAAAATGGAGAAATTTTTTAAAATTTCTAGACTAAGTGATGCTATGCATTTTACTTAGTAACATTTTTCTATATATTTGGAAGTAATTGTTGTTTTATAAGATTTGTTTTTTATGTGTGCGAGAGTAGTAACATTTTATGTGTGTTTATAAAGTGGTTTTTATTAGCTAATTTTAGATTTATGGGCAAAAATAATGTTCGAGAAGTAATAGGGATTACATATAAGTTAGGTTTAGTGTTACAAAAACACTTTCCTAATTTGGGAATGGGGTATAAGGGTAGCTTATTTG contains:
- the dph5 gene encoding diphthine synthase, which gives rise to MLHLIGIGAKKEHINPEMLEAIKKSEKVFLEYYTSFYQTTFEDLSKYLGKELTIADRDLIESQIEEQILEPAKKTDIALLILGDPLIATTHTDLLLRAKDMNIKTKVYNNVSIGNYITRTGLQFYKFGKITSIPFFSEKFMPRTPYLVFIDNHRIGAHSLFLLDLNPSNDIAYKGHDKYLEANKALQFLLDIPKLMLENEEIEEKESQVIDEIDDAIICSRLGFEDEIILYGTIKELIEYDKKEILKEPLCIIIPGDMHEMEEEFLKQFKI